From the genome of Cynocephalus volans isolate mCynVol1 chromosome 15, mCynVol1.pri, whole genome shotgun sequence:
gcaaataatttgaaaaattagaagaaatgagTAACTTTGGAGGCTGTGGAAATATTCTAGATTAGAGGAGGCTAAAGAGACATGGCAACTTAATATAATGCCTGCCCTAGGCTGAATCCTGCACTGGAGGAAGGAAgatgctataaaggacattattagaTTGACTGACAAAATTGAATACAGACAGTATATTAGATCAAAAAGTATATTTATTAAGTCAATAATTGTACCTTGGTTATGGAAGAGAGTGACACTATTCTTAGAAAATAAACTGAAGCATTTAGGAGTAAAGAGATATGATGTAcataatttattctaaaatggttcaggggaaaaaatacccacagagaaagagagagagaatgataaagcaaatggggtaaaatgttaacaacagGTAAATATGGGTTAAGGATATACTActgttctttgtactattttattgccataattttttgttaaattttaaattactttcaaataAAAAGGGTTCAAAAATACATTACAAAATTAGAATAATGATACCGATTCCATGCCtgttaataaaaatttcatttctaaaggaaaatttattcattcacaatGTTAAATTATCTGGAACTTTTAGGTGGGAAATAAAAAGGAGCTTACCCATGAACGGGAATGCATAAAAGCTTTTCCATATTAGAAAGAACAATTCTTACAGTCTCTGGTGTTCTACAAGAGCCCAACTCGGTCACCAAGAGTGATTTGGTaatatctaaaaagaaaatgttttaaataatcacTAGATTTTAATAATCAGAATTCGAGAAAAAATTTGACACTTGTAAACAGAATAAAACAGGACACATTTACCCTTTTCCTAGTTTTATcaaatttgtttctttctaaagTCTTTAAGTATTAAAATGCTGATAAATTAATTATCCCCAAACGATTGTTTTTATAAGCATCAAAAAAAGTCCAGCTTCTTAGACCATTCCCCCAAAAGTGCAGAATATAACCAAATTGCCTGCATGTATGAAATGTTTaatgggaaacaaatatcttgAACATAAAGAAAGTAGAAGTTAGAAATTAAATTCAGTAAGAAATTTATGTATAGATTTGAAATGAAACTAAAATTAAGTGGTAACTCTCTTATCTGATCTCCATTTACTAATTTGACAGATTATACAGAGATTTCCATTTTCACTCTCAAACACTGTGACAAGCTCAGGACACACTCAACACTGCCCACAATTCACCTCTTCCCACCAGCTAAGGTATATGTTCACCTGCTGTATTTGTTCCAAGCATGTTTATAACTGTTGTGATACTTTCTAAGAGTtacttaatttaattaaatattatgtacagtgaaaaatgattataaaaaggGAAAGAGTTGTTTCTATGAAAGCTACCATATTCCTTTAGTTCTAAGATGCATAGTTTTTCACATGTTAACATCTCAAAACTTGGAAGCACCGCCCAGTCTTTTGGGTCTTAGAGTTcaatgaaaaggaaatgaactAAAAATCTGCTCTCAACTTAGGTGTTTGATTGAGGGGAAAAACTGTAAAAGTTTAGAACGATTCTGAACTCAGACTGTTTTGCAAGTATTGAATTCTTGTTGAACTAAAGAGAATCGGAAAGTGCAAACTGTGGATGATGTTAGATGTGGTTAGAAAAGTGACTCAAAACTTCAATCAGCTGTCACAAAGAAAGACGACTTAAAATGTCAATCATCTAGCTcattaaaaatgtgtatgtattatttttaatgattcccAGCTTTAATGGACTTCTTAAAAAATTGTCTAATAATTGGTCCAGTGGCATCAGATTAGAGGAATTCTACAAAGAATTTGAAATACAGCGGCTGAAACAACAAAACATGAACTCCTCAAAGGTAGGAAGCCAGTCTTATTCATCTTCCTGTTCCCATCACCTAGTGCAGCACTGAGCCTAAGCGTATGTTTTATTCAATTATGTTTGCTTTTCCTGCTTCTGCTACCACATTCAAAACTGAAggccaaataaaaaaataaggaggAAATAAACACAATTTATGAATCAGTAACACTTAAgatgaacattaaaaaacaatatgagTATATAGTATCACAGTATCACAATATCAATATCAGAAATTGGAGGATAAACCTACCTCCTTGTTGTGAAACCTGTAGTTTTTGACCATTACAAAAGGCACCTTTTCCTCTCCTGCCAGTATACATCTTATCTTCCACACAACTGTACACAACTCCAAATTCTAtctacagaataaaaaaaagtttcctttacCAAACCTGAGTATTTTTTGTCATTAACTCGATACTTTCTTGCCCTAAGAAAGTAACAAAATCTGGCATACCAACTAATAATAATGGATTCAAATGGCTAAACTGTGGGATACTTGAAATGCTAATTTCCAGCCTCAACAGAGAAAGAGTCCATCAGGCCTAAAATGCTTGAATCTCCTCCCATCCACCTCTAGACTTAACCAAGAGCATCTaccttgcctctctctctcctgcctcagctGAAGACAGATCTTTCCTGTTCTCTAAGGTGAACATTTCCTCCTGTGTTATAATTCCTACCCTGTCATATATTCTCTAGAAAACTGCTCCATCAACTGATCCCTCTTCTCTCAGATTCCTCTTCTGGCACCCTCTCACCAAGTTTCTTAATGTTATAGTTTGAATATCTGtctccttcaaaactcatgttgaaatttaattgccaatgtaaTGGTACTGGGaggtggtgcctttaagaggtgattaggccatgagggctccacccctTTGGGTGGGTTTAATGCCTTAATGAAAGGGTTTTCGGGAATGGGCTCTCTCTCTtggcccttccaccttctgccatgtgaggatccAGCCTTCATCTCCTTCATTGGACACAACCTGCAAGGCACTAtcctggaagaagagaaaggccttaccagacaccaaacctgctggtgccttgaccttagacttcccagcctccagaactgtgagaaataaatttctattcattataaattacccagtctcaggtactctgttatagcattggaaatggactaagacacttaaaaaacctttttttcattGCCAAAAAGTAGTCTGGACTTTATATCCCCTCACCACTTCTTAGTACATTTCAATGTGGCCTCTGCCCTGATCACTCATTCTTCTCAAACTCCTGCATGGTGATCACCAGTGAACTCTTACTGCCCAAATGCCCTGTCTGAAGAATCGGAGCCTGCTGGACATCATTAACACTTCTTCAATATCCTGTGTGGTACCTCCACACTCCTGGCAGTACTCTCCTGCTTCTCCTGCCTCGCTTACTCAGTGTCGTCCACTCAGCAtcattatttaaaacattctCTGCCTATTCCTGAAAAGTtgtgtacttcattttttttgtacTTCCATTTCCCTTTTAGCTCTTCATATTCTTATGGGTTGGTCCTTACCAGTCCACAAATTCAACAACCACCCGTAATTCTGGCTCACATCAAACCCATTATCACACGTAAAAACCTGTGCTTCAGAGTTCTTAGTTTTGCAGAAACCTTGTTCAAAGAGTTCAAAATCACTCACTGCCTAATTACACCCCATTCCTTCCCCATGAATCCCCTCCttcaaattttatcttaaaaacatttcttgGTTTTGCAATTTCCTTGGCTATTCTCACTGCCTCTTCTTAGTTCAGAATTCCCCACTCTCCAGTATAACCTCTACATTGCTGAAATACTCTGTCACTGTCCACTTAAAAACCTCTACTGGTTTCCTACTccctagaaaaaaaatctaaattttctcACATGGTCTGGCCACAATGCCTCACAATAAGGCCACAACTCACTTACCCCACCAACCTCTGCTCTGGCCACTTTTGATGAACATCTCACTGTTCCCCATCCTCATCATGTGCATCAACTTCTCCAAGCTGTTCTTTTTGACTAaaatgctttccttttctttttttttactaagtgCCAGCTCACATGACCAACTTCTAAGACCCCTTCAGTTATAAAGATTTCTCCAACCCACTCTCTGCAGAATTGGTTACATCATTTTCTGTttccacagtatttttttttttttttatggtatctTTATCTGTTCATACATCTAACTTTGCACTGAACTGTGAGTTCAATGTCAGGGACAACTCACAGCCCAGGGCTGAGTATATGCTGAATGCTCACTTAACTCCTTTTGAACATTAGTGAGAACAATTATGTAAGACATTAGTAAACATCCTTCACTGTTTGGCCAACCACATAGCCAAACAGCAAGAAAGTGCAATAGCATGGATTTTACTCTATGGGGCTTTAGATATAAGAATTCAATTATGTTTAAGTTTCTGAATTTACTGTGCATTTTCCAACCATGCTAGGTCTCTGCCACTTCCTGGTCTTTGAATGTGTCTCTTCACTGACACCTATTAAACATTCCTAGCTCAAATCCCACCTCTTCCATGAACCATTTTAGATTACACATCAAGTCTTATATCTGACTTTATCACAACATATAATGATGATTACACACTTAATTGTATATCAGTTGCTTGTACGTATTTCTCCTTACAACTCCTGCTTCTCAGAAAACATTAAATTTCCTTCACTTAAAATCAATTGTGAAAATTTTAACAGTCCTGTAGCTTATGCTCAAAATAATGCAGTTACAAAAAATTGAATACagagaaaaatctgaattttttatGGAGACACATTTATTCTTTCTCAGAAAATAAGAGCAAGGCATTTTATCAACCATACATTTAAAACAACATACCTTTTTATTTATAACAAAGCCAATCGAAACAGCtacaaaaggaaaactaaaaaaaaacacacaaaattatcAAGATAGaacttattttcaataaaattcatCTTTTCATAATATAAGTGCttacaaatttttatataaattgtctCATCCCTCCTCTTCCAAAAAACATGTAGAACAGTATGTATAGTATACAATCATTTGTGTTAATAGGAGGGAAGAGgagttaatatgtatatatacatacatacatataggaTGCTTCTACAGGCAGGACACATCTCTGAAAGGATTcacagaaaatgatatttatcagaaatctttctacttttttgatacAAGCACTTACTGCTATAagtttccctcttagtactgcttttgcagtatatcATAGTTTTTGGcatgttttgtttctattttcatttgttttgaggaattttttttcttaatttcctttttaatccattggtcattcagaagcatgttgtttaatttccatgtatttgtatagtactcaaagtttctcttgttattgatttctaggtttcttctggtctgaaaagacacttgaaataatttcaatatttttaaatttattgagatttgacTTGTGGCCTAActtgtgatctgtcctggagactgttccatgtgctggtgagaagaatgtgtattctgcagaaggtagatgaaatgttctgtaaaagCCTTTTAGATACATTTGATCTATAATGATGTTTGAACccaatgtttctttattttctgtgtagatggtctgcccagtgctgagagaagggtgttgaagtccccaactattattgtattgaagtctatctctctctttagatccaaaaatatttgctttatgtttgggtgctctgatgttgtgTGCGTATGTGTCTACgattattatatcctcttgctgaattgatccctttatcattatatagtactcttctttgtctctttttatactttttggattaaagtctattttatctgatgtaagtatagccacccctgctcatttttggtttccatttgtatgcaATATTTTTATCCATCCCTTCACTAATagactgtgtgtgtctttacaggtaaaatgagtttcttgtaggcaatatatagttgggtcttggtTTTTAACCCATCCAGCcagtctttatcttttaaatagggaatttaatctatttacatttaaggttgctATTGAAAAATGTGTCCTTACTTCAGACATTTGTTACTTGTTTTACGATTGTTTTACATATCCTTTGTATCCTTCTTCCTCTTACactgtttgtctttgctgtttaaGGGTTATctgtagtgataagatataatttctctctctcatttgtgtAACTGCTCTCCCAGTGAGTTATATGCTTTTGCATGTTTTCAGGAGAGTAGGTATTGTCCTTTTACTTCCAGTTATAGGACTCCctttaggatttcttgtagggccagTCTAGTGATGATGAATTcactcaatttttgtttgtatgagacCCATGAGCTTCTTAACACTGTTTTCTTTCCTGGACTGAACTCATTCTATATACACAACATTCCAATAGTGTTCTCTTGATCTCAAAGAAGCAATGGTGCTAGCTTACATTTTTATATGGTCCAATGGTGAGAAAAGGAGTAGTGAACAGGGCACTTTACAACAAGACAAGTCCATAACATTAATATTCCTTCACTGGCTTCTGGTCAAgttggcagaatagacagtccccagcctcactgtctcccacaaatcaaccaatttataactattaaaaagtaatgataGCCAAGCGGGGgccactagaactcaggggaagagaaggagagacctacggagtgcaagaaggtgagagaagctacaatgagagaaagaaagaagtgcttcaaccatttcaagccccagccactttaaggctggagctggtgagtgcacatggaacaggagctggcaaaagctacagTTGTGCCCTTTGGatagagttgcttggaggctgcagaggaggaaagggcgttggtggccctcaggccagcaagtcTACTAACAAGGTTCCCacagacccacataggagcaaggagctacaacaactgaaaaaaaggagccactcagaggccagtgagtcactacAAGGGATCGGCatatggcccgtcccatgggaagtggttggagcacaggcagtaggggagatggtcccactgggagaacactggggcacagcaaggacagctgatctgccccccattcagcacaggaccactcagtggatactggtcaggaatacagaactgcagggggtgctgtttgctgaaaagactcaggcccagaccagagtttctatacaatgCAGGTGTACTTGATCACATGAgtcccagaagtacctataaagtcaaccattataacctgagctacacaaaaagccttccccagggaatcagcagcaaaacaatttagctcaaccacagagctaaagtactggtccccataggaagttcccacattttagaagtaagcaaaggacaacaaattagttccagtgcagagtttaagtggtaggaacagcaaataatccaacacagaactgaaagaaaaaacaaaacccccacagaccagagacaaagtttgacattaactagtaaaggtctctcatcaccaaagaacacccataaaacctagaagaaccgTAAGTACCCTGgcctaccaagccagggaggggaaagggctgagtgcctcaaccatgcccccctgacacctgcaacaaGTCCCAAGGGaagggggccgagggcctcagccaggcACCCCCAACACTCACAACAAGCCCAGCGATGACACTGagtcaccacaggaagtgccccaggctctcccaagctggggcattGGGGGTCAAGGGCCTTGGCCAtacccccctgacacccacaactagcccagcaatgaccactgagctgctgcaggaagtgccctgggcacCTGTGCAGGGGTGGTAGCaggggcaagggcttcagccacacccctctgacttctgcacccagcccagcaatgaccaagccaccactggctGGAAGCCGCCTGGTCTCCCATGTAGGAatgaggtgccacaggcctcaatcctgcccctcctcttttgcctcccaccctattttcttcccctttccccctccctccaactgttctgcaacaacatcatagaatgtaaaaaaaaaaaaaaaaaaaaaagaaataatattaataaatagacttaaaaagaaaatattccttcACTTCCTCCATATCTGATAAAAAGTCTGCACAATACACTTTGCTCTActattacattttatatgtactttctTAGAATAAAGAAGCATAAACAAATTACACAATTCTCTAAAGTGTATATGTTCCTCAACGGAGTGCACTAAAGGTCCATCCAGTTAATATATAACAGtaactacattaaaattttaaaaacatacctaTGTACAAAGTTAGTTGTTCCATCAATGGGGTCAATGATCCATGTAGGGTTGTCCGTTAAGACACTTTTTTCCCCAGCTGCCACAGATTCCTCACCAATGAAACTAAAAGCGAGAACGACAAACTCCTTATTTTTACATTGCTTTCAACAATTTTCAAACCATAACATTTCCTCAGCTACACAGACTTTATTGTAAAACTTAACAAATGTCTATACACTACTTTTCTATTGttgctcctttttccttcctataGAGACTAGTAAAagaaagctttattttatttccccTAAATCAAAGTCATATGAAAAATTAcagaattcaaatttttaaatgcaatacCAGAGTACATAAaggcacacacatgtgcacacacacacacacctgaaaaGGGCATTTGCTGCAGATGagaaatcattaaggaaatgtggttattttaaaaagtagtccaCACATTCTCTAATACTCCTCCCTTCAAGAGATAAAGCCTACTACCCCTTGCCTTGAGTGTGAGTTGAACTTAGTGACTAGTTTCTAACCAATACAATAAAGTGGAAGTGACAGCGTACAACTTTGGAGACTAGCTCACAAAATGGCCTTTTCCTACTCTGGGAGAAGCcggctgccatgttgtgagcagCTCTGTGAAAAGGACAACATGGCGAGGAACTGAAGGAAGCTGCCAACAGGCAACCCACGAGGAACTAAAGCCTGCCAACAATCATATACATGAAAGAATCCTTGAGCCCCAGTTCATCCTTGAGATGACTACAGCTCTGAGAGTTTGACTAACTTCATGAGAGACTTTGGCCAGAAACATTCAGCTAAGCTATTCTCATATTTCCAATCCCAGGAAACTGTGAGATTACAAATGTTCATTGTCTGGAGCTCTAAGTTTTTAGGGTAATATGCTTTGcagtaatagataactaatacagagaATATTAAATAAGGCAATGATAAAGCAAATCACCCACCAAATTAGTGTGTGTACATGCTTTCCTAAAACATGCTATGCAATAAATCTTAGGTAAATTCCATAAATAGTGTCTGAGTTCattggttttcttctttcccattttcttttttatttattttcctttattcaaCAATGAGCTGTCctaataatcactatcatgatcatcttttatctctttttctcttagctgtAAATCCTTTTATTGGGAATAAGTATATGTAGCTGCAGCtttaaacatttttccttctCAATGGCTAAAAACACCAGGAATGACCAATGGCATGACTAGGAAGAAGTGCAGAATGACAGtgctaaaactgtaaaatgatGACAATGTTTCTACTATATTTCTGTGCCTGTAAGAGAGCTCtgattttaggattttctctcaAACTCCTTAAAGCTACTGCCACTTTAGCATATATAGAAGtttataatatacaaaataaaatcaaacttctAAATCACGTCTATCTATGGCAGACATTTGTCACATCAGCATCTCAGCACCCGAACATTCCTCTTACCATGTAGAAATCCAAATACTCCCTCTTCCCTGATCCCAGGCAGCGTGAGCATGGGCGAACAATCTAAGCTCAGAAACCACATGTTCCTGCTCAGGACTTGTAATTTTAAGCTAATAAGGTAAAAATATAAGGTTGGTTAGAAAGTATTCAAAACCACCAGAGTCAGGAGTTAGGCCACCAGTGGCATCCTAAGCAATGGTTCCTGTGTCCCCAGTATGCCTTCCTTCTTCCCATGGTTCTTGCCTGAGCTACCCAACACCctcaaaataaattccttttcagttcaAGTTAACTGAAGTCAGGTTTTGTGTAGAGTCAAAATTATTGCCTAGTATATTGACTCCAACCTAGGCATTATTTTATCATATGAAATTGAAATAAGAAATACCTGTGAGATGGATACTTTTCCTTTATAGAAGAGATaagcattttttcaattttttggtcaGTAGCAGTTACCAAATCAGCGGGAGAACTTTTAATCATAAcgttcatttcattttttagagCTTCACGAACCACCTAAAAAGATTTTTTggtaggaaaatagaaaaggcaCAAGTAATTTTAAAtcaaacaaaaagatgaaaatagaaataatttaaaacattcacTCTGTCTTATATGATATTCTTAAAAGATATTCTTAAAAATGTCTTACAAGAATGTCTATAAAATAAGCCTTTAATAGTTATGACATTATATGTACAAAATTATACAATCCTTCATCCTATTTTAGATTCACAACTGACATCACGAAAAGTTTAATGATATAAAATTGTAGTATTCACTCTATTTAAAgtgtttaataaaatgaaaacaaatgtagATTAATTAAAATAGGTGTTTCATTTAACAAGGCAACCATACACTGTCTATATCCATCATATTATAGCTGACAAAATTTTAGTTCATACCTCTCCAGCTTGTCTTGCTAAGTTTACTGCATAATCCATGCATTCCTGCCAAGGATCAGCCATctcctgaaaatatttaatacctATCAGTGCAAAGTAGTTACAGTTCTCTAAAAGTCTTAATTATAGAATAGTTCACAAAAGCATTTCAATTAGCAACAGACTTTCATTTCATGATTCATCCCCTGCCCTATTCTAAAGTCCAACTTTTTTTCTAAGATTTGGGAAAATGGGTTTTCCCAgtaaaaaccatttttttatCTAAGTTACTTCACTTCTATTGTAGAAACATTTTCATAACAAAAAATATTCTATGAAATCATCTCCCAAAGTGTCCATACCAtatcacattaaaaaacaaaacaaaacactagtttgaggaataaagaaaggacaaaaaatattttaagatatagGTGCATGTCTGGGTGGAGAATAAggcaaaaataagaaagaacacTGGGAATACTGTAATAAAAGCTTTGAAGGGAAGTAGGAAAAGGTGCATTTACTAACTGAATGCTAGGCAGCTAGGTGCTTTACATatgagacttttaaaaagataagattGTAAAAATGAAGAACTTAAGGCTCAGAGATGAGATATTTGGCCAAAGTTATAGAGACAGATGACATGGTCAGAATTTAAACtcaattcagatttttttctgttctttctattATAACATTCTGAGGTAAGAAAGTCCCaggactaaaaaaataaagtaaaaagcaaaaataaaatttattttcctgaatttCAGAGAGGGGtgaaaaacaacataattttgTGTTCTGGACCGTCCAACTTTCCGCTGATTTCTGATGACTAAAATAACTCACCACTGGTTTGACCATACTCTAAAATCTGTACCTTGCACAGTGAAGCTTTTTAAGTCGTCAGACTCAGAAAATGTGGCATCATTTATAAAGCAACCCTAATTTTGTCTTCTTCATAACTGAGGATAACTGACACACTTATCCCTAAACACAGTGCTCACATTATCCCTATCCATGGTCCTCACGTTACAGcaaaagggagaggagagaaagggagggcaAGGACAGATACAGCTGGTTTCTGCTAGTTGCATTTTCTTCTTGGCATAATCATTTAACATCTCTTTAAAGTGAGGCCACTTTTGGAGTTATATAAGTAGCTTCTTAGAGCTCTTGAGGAATTGTTTCCAAGCTTAGTTTTTCATTCTTACTCCCATTCCATTTGACTAGTCTTAACAGAATTAGATGTTCTCAAAGTGCATCTGCTTTCTTGCCAGAAACTTTGCTCAAGCCCCTCGCACCACCACCTTCTAATAGCACTGATATAACTCCTACCAGGTATTCAAGGCTCATTTCAAAAGCTACCCTCTCTTCTAGGGATTCTCCACCGAGAAGTCACTATTTGTTTAATCATTCAACAGATACTTGCTAAATACGTATTATATGCTGTACACTGCACCGTGATGAGGAAAAACAGGagtcaaatattaataaaaaaatcacaGTCTACATGCAAACTCATAAATGTAGTAAAGGCTAAGTAAGAGAAGTGTAATGAGAAGCATTTAACAGGGAAACTTTGAACAGGATTCAGGCATCAGATAAGGTCTCCCAAAGGAAAAGATTAAACCAAGATGTGAAGGATAAGTGAATAGGCATTAACTAACTCAACTACAGGATGCCTGGTACATGAAGAGTAACTGAAAGGCCCAAGTGTGACAGTTCAGAGATCAAGGGCAACCGGAAGGGTAAGGCTAGGGAGGTAGTAGAGATCTTCCCTTACCGTGCCTTACAGATTAGGTTATGATTTGAGAGCCATGAGGAATGATTTCATTGAACAGAATGCATtggagggtggaaggaagagcagAAAGTGAGTGTGGGTGGATGAATTAGCAGATTTAGATTTAGGATGCAGTAGTTCAGAGGACACCATTGGTTGGCTGAAACCTGGGGAGGGCGGTTTTCTAAGCAGAGAAATTGAGAGAATCAAGAGTAATCTGTTTGGGGAGATAAAATTGGGGGGATTTTGTAATAGATTGGATATGGCATATGAGGGAGAGGAAGGGTTAAACAATGCTCAGATTCCCCACTTTGGCAACTGAATGGATACATCTACCAAAACAGGGAGCTACAAAAAAGAGTCAAATTTGGGATTTGGGTAGGAAGTTGAGAAATC
Proteins encoded in this window:
- the IMPA1 gene encoding inositol monophosphatase 1, whose amino-acid sequence is MADPWQECMDYAVNLARQAGEVVREALKNEMNVMIKSSPADLVTATDQKIEKMLISSIKEKYPSHSFIGEESVAAGEKSVLTDNPTWIIDPIDGTTNFVHSFPFVAVSIGFVINKKIEFGVVYSCVEDKMYTGRRGKGAFCNGQKLQVSQQGDITKSLLVTELGSCRTPETVRIVLSNMEKLLCIPVHGIRGVGTAAVNMCLVATGGADAYYEMGIHCWDMAGAAIIVTEAGGVLMDITGGPFDLMSRRIIAASNRTLAERIAKEIQIVPLQRDDED